A genomic segment from Syntrophotalea acetylenivorans encodes:
- a CDS encoding glycosyltransferase family 39 protein translates to MKFLSHLNVKGILFTVILVAVALRCLMPAYLVIHQKPYRKYMISSSATWDMLAMSVAVAKGEGFHLEYLPYVQKELKLYSPPLNKLQRQPNDRPFYFDKGGVGQVIVSSAVFFALNQVNVPAVQFVQGVIDSLGCLLIFLILRIFSSRVVSLLGAALYAVWPASIFYSYHLMSEAYVPVTLLAAGLFFIKAVQNWRWQDILFGGVFVGLSFSFRLDNILVLPFYMAFMLLVGPERWKVRICNAGLVFLGCVLGLLPFSQMIPQDANKPSNVGVALYNSLAEYPANYKGLRFFHDKSATEHGIQKAQEYMGNDAVFDSLYALSQNPMVPGFFRPMKDSHLVTLAYIREVIWGKPVLFISRVISRTIAYFPANPFVGCIAYFWESPRGTSTMRNYRFSETFQLFKYFDFILFFSFCGGVWCSRKKTALLSLFCIYLGVLLSHVLLGGGEVLFRNDQEYIYLDPRYMLGMVTLWPIFIATFLGKILEVLRVNKPALSEYEAQ, encoded by the coding sequence ATGAAATTTTTATCTCACCTGAACGTTAAGGGCATCCTTTTTACCGTCATTCTTGTAGCGGTTGCATTGCGATGCTTGATGCCGGCTTATTTGGTGATACACCAAAAACCGTATCGTAAATATATGATAAGTTCCAGTGCGACCTGGGATATGTTGGCGATGTCTGTTGCGGTCGCAAAAGGGGAAGGGTTTCATTTGGAATACCTACCGTATGTGCAGAAGGAACTAAAGCTTTATAGCCCCCCATTAAATAAACTGCAGCGGCAGCCGAATGACAGGCCTTTCTATTTTGATAAAGGGGGGGTGGGCCAGGTTATTGTCAGTAGTGCAGTTTTTTTTGCTCTTAATCAGGTCAATGTGCCCGCCGTTCAATTCGTCCAGGGCGTCATTGATTCCCTAGGGTGCTTGCTGATCTTTTTAATACTAAGGATATTTTCCAGTCGAGTTGTTTCTCTGTTAGGTGCTGCTCTGTACGCGGTATGGCCGGCTTCTATTTTTTATAGTTATCACTTGATGTCTGAAGCCTATGTTCCCGTTACCCTTCTTGCTGCTGGGTTGTTTTTTATCAAGGCTGTCCAGAACTGGCGCTGGCAGGATATCCTGTTTGGTGGTGTTTTTGTTGGGTTGTCTTTTTCGTTTCGGTTGGACAATATTCTGGTTCTTCCCTTTTATATGGCTTTTATGCTTCTGGTCGGTCCTGAAAGATGGAAAGTGCGAATTTGTAATGCGGGATTGGTTTTTCTGGGTTGTGTTCTCGGTTTATTACCTTTTAGCCAAATGATTCCACAGGATGCGAACAAACCTTCAAATGTTGGAGTGGCATTATACAATTCCCTGGCCGAATATCCTGCAAACTACAAAGGGCTTCGTTTTTTTCATGACAAAAGCGCTACTGAACATGGGATCCAAAAAGCTCAGGAGTATATGGGAAATGATGCCGTCTTCGATTCATTGTATGCATTGAGCCAAAATCCGATGGTTCCAGGGTTCTTCCGGCCGATGAAAGATAGCCATTTGGTAACCCTGGCTTATATTCGTGAAGTGATTTGGGGGAAGCCGGTACTTTTTATCAGTCGGGTAATCAGTCGTACTATAGCGTATTTTCCGGCCAATCCATTTGTTGGATGTATTGCTTATTTCTGGGAGAGCCCCCGCGGGACATCCACCATGCGGAATTACCGGTTTAGTGAAACCTTTCAACTGTTTAAATACTTCGATTTCATATTGTTTTTTAGTTTTTGTGGAGGCGTTTGGTGTTCGAGAAAGAAGACGGCTCTGTTAAGTCTTTTCTGTATATATCTGGGGGTATTGTTAAGTCATGTATTGCTAGGGGGAGGAGAGGTCCTTTTTCGTAATGACCAGGAATATATTTATCTTGATCCCCGATATATGCTCGGAATGGTAACGCTTTGGCCTATATTTATTGCAACTTTTTTGGGGAAGATCCTTGAAGTTTTAAGAGTGAATAAACCTGCATTATCAGAGTACGAGGCTCAATGA